One Halioglobus japonicus DNA segment encodes these proteins:
- the metK gene encoding methionine adenosyltransferase, whose translation MSEYSIFTSESVSEGHPDKMADQISDAILDAILADDKDARVAVETMVKTGMAVVAGEVTTSTYVDLEDVVRQVILDIGYDSSDVGFDGASCAVLNAIGKQSHDIAIGVNEGEGAHEEQGAGDQGLMFGYATKETPVLMPAPIYYSHRMVEKQAQLRKDGVLPWLRPDAKSQVTLRYENGLPVAIDAVVLSTQHDPDISQKDIHEAVMDMIVKETLPAEWLHADTKYHINPTGQFIIGGPVGDCGLTGRKIIVDTYGGMARHGGGAFSGKDPSKVDRSAAYAGRYVAKNIVAAGLADRCEIQVSYAIGVAEPTSVSVNSFGTGKLSDEKIAELVAEHFDLRAKGLVDMLDLKRPIYRKTAAYGHFGREDADFTWEATDKAEALKAAL comes from the coding sequence ATGAGTGAGTACAGTATTTTCACTTCTGAGTCGGTCTCAGAAGGCCATCCAGATAAAATGGCAGACCAGATCTCTGACGCCATACTGGACGCCATCCTGGCCGACGACAAAGACGCCCGCGTGGCGGTTGAAACTATGGTTAAGACCGGTATGGCCGTCGTCGCCGGTGAGGTGACCACCTCTACCTATGTCGACCTCGAAGACGTGGTTCGCCAGGTCATTCTCGACATTGGCTACGACAGCTCCGATGTGGGCTTCGACGGCGCCTCCTGTGCCGTACTGAATGCGATTGGCAAGCAGTCTCACGACATTGCCATCGGTGTGAATGAAGGCGAAGGCGCCCACGAGGAACAGGGCGCCGGCGACCAGGGTCTGATGTTTGGCTACGCCACCAAGGAAACACCGGTGTTGATGCCTGCCCCCATCTACTACTCTCACCGCATGGTGGAAAAGCAGGCCCAACTGCGCAAGGACGGCGTTCTGCCCTGGCTGCGCCCGGATGCCAAGAGCCAGGTAACCCTGCGCTATGAGAACGGCCTGCCCGTGGCCATCGATGCCGTTGTTCTGTCTACCCAGCACGATCCCGATATCAGCCAGAAAGATATCCACGAGGCTGTAATGGACATGATCGTCAAGGAAACCCTCCCCGCTGAGTGGCTGCACGCAGACACGAAGTACCACATCAACCCCACTGGCCAGTTCATCATTGGCGGCCCGGTTGGCGACTGTGGCCTGACCGGCCGCAAGATCATCGTTGACACCTACGGCGGCATGGCCCGTCACGGCGGCGGCGCCTTCTCCGGCAAGGACCCCTCCAAGGTAGACCGTTCAGCTGCATACGCAGGCCGTTACGTGGCCAAGAACATCGTTGCAGCGGGCCTGGCTGACCGCTGTGAGATCCAGGTGTCCTATGCTATCGGTGTTGCTGAACCCACATCTGTCTCAGTGAACAGCTTCGGTACCGGCAAACTCAGCGATGAGAAAATCGCTGAGCTGGTGGCCGAACACTTCGACCTGCGCGCCAAGGGCCTGGTCGACATGCTGGATCTGAAACGCCCGATTTACCGTAAAACTGCAGCATATGGCCACTTCGGCCGCGAAGATGCAGACTTTACCTGGGAAGCCACTGACAAAGCTGAGGCCCTCAAGGCCGCACTGTAA
- a CDS encoding ArsR/SmtB family transcription factor, which translates to MSSVEKAISMPGEALASDLAALCKASADPLRLQVLRVLREDSFGVSELCSIFDIRQPALSHHLKVLAGAGLVATRREGNAIFYRRAQLGQRPELEALQAALFESVDQIELPEQTQLALSELHVQREANSRNFFRDNAHKFRQQQDLIASYEQYAGTVAEVLRNAPLTHRGTALEVGPGDGSFLLELAPQFDRVVALDIEAMMLEQARQKTQAAGADNIEFIHGDTASDALEGLQADCAVINMVLHHTPAPGQILKDVAARLAPGGAVLVTDLCAHDQGWARENCGDLWLGFDPAQLTEWASDAGLTDLASAYLAQRNGFQVQVRLFGHPG; encoded by the coding sequence ATGTCTTCAGTCGAAAAAGCCATTTCCATGCCGGGCGAAGCCCTGGCCAGCGATCTCGCCGCCCTGTGCAAGGCCAGCGCAGATCCGCTGCGCCTGCAGGTACTACGCGTATTGCGCGAAGATTCCTTTGGCGTTTCCGAGCTGTGCAGCATTTTCGACATTCGCCAGCCCGCGCTGAGCCATCACCTGAAAGTGCTGGCGGGCGCCGGCCTGGTGGCAACCCGCCGCGAGGGCAACGCCATCTTCTACCGCCGCGCCCAACTGGGTCAGCGCCCCGAACTGGAAGCACTGCAGGCCGCTCTGTTCGAATCGGTAGACCAGATCGAGCTGCCCGAGCAAACCCAGCTTGCCCTCAGTGAATTGCATGTACAGCGCGAAGCCAACTCGCGCAATTTTTTCCGCGACAATGCCCACAAGTTTCGCCAGCAGCAGGATCTCATTGCCAGTTACGAACAATACGCAGGCACCGTGGCCGAAGTATTGCGCAATGCGCCCCTGACCCACCGCGGCACAGCCCTGGAAGTGGGCCCCGGCGACGGCAGCTTCCTGTTGGAGCTGGCACCGCAGTTTGACCGCGTAGTGGCCCTCGACATCGAAGCCATGATGCTTGAGCAGGCCCGCCAGAAAACCCAGGCAGCGGGCGCGGACAACATCGAGTTCATTCACGGCGACACGGCGAGCGACGCCCTCGAGGGGCTCCAGGCCGACTGTGCTGTGATCAACATGGTACTTCACCATACCCCTGCTCCCGGCCAGATCCTCAAGGATGTGGCCGCCCGCCTCGCCCCGGGCGGCGCCGTGCTGGTCACTGACCTGTGCGCACACGACCAGGGCTGGGCACGCGAGAATTGCGGTGATCTGTGGCTGGGTTTCGACCCGGCGCAACTCACCGAATGGGCCAGCGACGCTGGCCTCACCGACCTGGCCAGTGCCTATCTGGCCCAACGCAATGGATTTCAAGTACAGGTGCGCCTGTTCGGCCACCCCGGATAA
- the tkt gene encoding transketolase, whose translation MSSSRIELANAIRALSMDAVQKANSGHPGAPMGMADIAEVLWNDYMVHNPADPSWANRDRFVLSNGHGSMLIYSLLHLTGYDLPMSEIQNFRQLHSKTPGHPEYGYTPGVETTTGPLGQGISNAVGMAVAEKVLAAQFNRDGHDIVDHYTYAFLGDGCLMEGISHEVCSLAGTLGLGKLIAFYDDNNISIDGEVEGWFTDDTPARFASYGWQVINDVNGHSSSEIKAAIEAARHEPGKPTLICCKTIIGKGSPGKQGTESCHGAPLGGDEVAATRTAIDWPHDPFVIPEEIYAGWNAREKGAAAQAKWDTDFAAYQSAHPELAAELQRRLAGDLPADFSAKSDAYIAQCQEEGASVASRKASQNCLNAYGPLLPELLGGSADLAGSNLTIWSGSKGISKDDADGNYLYYGVREFGMAAMMNGIALHGGFINYGATFLVFMEYMRNAVRMAALMKQQSIFVFTHDSIGLGEDGPTHQPVEQVASLRTTPNMNTWRPCDTVESAVAWKTAVERSDGPSALIFSRQGLPHQDRSAAQVAEIARGGYILKDCEGTPDAILIATGSEVQLAMAAAEQLAGAGKQVRVVSMPCTEIFEAQDAAYREAVLPSDVLARVAVEALHADYWYKYVGLDGRIVGMTSFGESAPAGELFKEFGFTVDNVVAAVEEVLID comes from the coding sequence ATGTCTTCTTCTCGTATTGAACTCGCTAACGCCATCCGCGCCCTGTCCATGGACGCGGTCCAAAAGGCCAATTCCGGCCACCCTGGCGCTCCCATGGGTATGGCCGATATTGCCGAAGTATTGTGGAACGATTATATGGTCCACAACCCGGCAGATCCGAGCTGGGCCAATCGCGACCGCTTTGTGCTGTCCAATGGTCACGGTTCAATGCTGATCTACTCACTGCTGCACCTGACCGGCTACGACCTGCCGATGTCTGAGATCCAGAATTTCCGTCAGCTGCACAGCAAGACCCCCGGCCACCCTGAATACGGCTACACGCCGGGCGTTGAAACCACCACAGGCCCTCTGGGCCAGGGCATCTCCAATGCAGTGGGTATGGCGGTTGCCGAGAAAGTACTGGCGGCACAATTTAACCGCGACGGTCACGACATCGTTGATCACTACACCTACGCGTTCCTCGGCGATGGCTGTCTGATGGAAGGTATCTCCCACGAAGTGTGCTCCCTGGCCGGTACCCTTGGCCTGGGCAAGTTGATCGCCTTTTACGATGACAACAACATCTCCATCGACGGTGAAGTAGAAGGCTGGTTTACCGATGACACTCCAGCGCGCTTCGCCAGCTACGGCTGGCAGGTGATTAACGATGTGAACGGCCACAGCTCCTCCGAGATCAAGGCCGCTATCGAAGCTGCCCGCCACGAGCCGGGCAAGCCTACACTGATCTGCTGCAAGACCATTATCGGTAAGGGCTCACCCGGTAAGCAAGGCACCGAGTCCTGCCACGGCGCGCCCCTGGGTGGCGACGAAGTGGCTGCGACCCGCACCGCCATCGACTGGCCGCACGATCCGTTTGTTATTCCCGAGGAAATCTACGCCGGCTGGAATGCCCGAGAGAAGGGCGCTGCTGCCCAGGCCAAGTGGGACACTGACTTTGCCGCATACCAGTCTGCTCACCCCGAGCTGGCCGCTGAGCTCCAGCGCCGCCTGGCGGGGGACCTGCCTGCAGATTTCTCCGCCAAATCGGACGCCTATATTGCCCAGTGCCAGGAAGAGGGTGCCAGTGTTGCATCGCGCAAGGCTTCCCAGAACTGCCTGAACGCCTATGGCCCGCTGCTGCCTGAACTGCTTGGCGGTTCCGCCGACCTGGCAGGTTCCAACCTGACGATCTGGAGCGGTTCAAAAGGCATCAGCAAGGACGATGCAGACGGCAACTACCTCTACTACGGGGTACGTGAGTTCGGTATGGCGGCCATGATGAACGGCATCGCCCTGCACGGCGGCTTTATCAACTACGGCGCCACCTTCCTGGTATTTATGGAATACATGCGCAACGCCGTGCGTATGGCTGCGCTGATGAAGCAGCAGTCCATCTTTGTATTTACCCACGATTCTATCGGCCTGGGTGAAGATGGCCCCACTCACCAGCCCGTGGAGCAGGTCGCGTCCCTGCGCACTACACCGAACATGAACACCTGGCGTCCCTGCGACACCGTTGAATCTGCCGTTGCGTGGAAGACAGCCGTGGAACGCAGTGACGGCCCCAGCGCGTTGATCTTCTCTCGTCAGGGCCTGCCCCATCAGGATCGCAGCGCGGCCCAGGTGGCGGAAATTGCCCGCGGTGGTTATATCCTCAAGGACTGTGAAGGTACGCCCGATGCGATTCTTATTGCCACCGGCTCGGAAGTACAACTGGCCATGGCCGCTGCCGAGCAGCTGGCAGGCGCCGGCAAGCAGGTGCGCGTGGTTTCCATGCCCTGTACCGAAATTTTTGAGGCCCAGGATGCGGCATACCGCGAGGCAGTGCTGCCCTCCGATGTGCTCGCCCGTGTAGCGGTGGAGGCACTGCACGCCGACTACTGGTACAAGTACGTGGGCCTGGACGGCCGTATCGTGGGTATGACCAGCTTCGGTGAGTCTGCACCTGCCGGCGAACTGTTCAAGGAATTTGGCTTCACCGTAGACAATGTCGTGGCTGCGGTAGAAGAGGTTCTAATCGACTAA
- the gap gene encoding type I glyceraldehyde-3-phosphate dehydrogenase: MIRLAINGYGRIGRCVLRALHQSPLRERMQVVAINELADAGTVAHLTRYDSTHGRFPGDIQGDDQSLVVDGQYIQLLRQDTIDSLPWRALDVDLVLECTGAFTDRLTAEQHLEQGAGKVLFSQPAQADVDATIVYGINESLLQAQHTVVSAASCTTNGIVPVIQALHDSLGIESGVITTIHSAMNDQPVLDAYHHTDLRKTRAASHSIIPIDTGLARGVERILPEMGGRFSAQALRVPTLNVSAMDLTVQVERDTDIDAVNDALRSAAQTVFQGVLGYTEEPLASCDFNQDPHSSVVDASQTRVSGQRLVKVLTWFDNEWAYANRMLDVAAHWTSL, encoded by the coding sequence ATGATCCGGCTGGCGATAAACGGGTACGGCCGCATCGGTCGCTGTGTGTTGCGAGCGCTGCACCAGAGCCCACTGCGCGAGCGAATGCAGGTGGTGGCCATTAACGAGTTGGCAGATGCCGGCACGGTCGCCCACCTCACCCGCTATGATTCCACCCACGGTCGTTTCCCTGGAGATATTCAGGGTGACGACCAATCGCTGGTGGTCGACGGACAGTACATCCAGCTGTTACGTCAGGATACGATCGACAGCCTGCCCTGGCGTGCGCTGGACGTCGACCTGGTCCTGGAATGTACCGGTGCCTTCACTGATAGGTTGACGGCGGAACAGCATCTGGAGCAGGGTGCGGGGAAAGTCCTGTTCTCTCAGCCTGCCCAAGCGGATGTTGATGCGACGATCGTCTACGGCATCAATGAATCCCTGCTGCAGGCACAGCACACCGTGGTGTCTGCCGCTTCCTGTACCACCAATGGCATTGTGCCCGTGATCCAGGCGCTGCATGACAGCCTGGGCATTGAGAGTGGCGTGATTACCACAATCCACTCGGCCATGAACGACCAACCGGTGCTGGATGCTTACCATCATACGGACTTGCGCAAGACCCGCGCCGCATCCCACTCGATAATCCCGATTGATACCGGGCTTGCCCGGGGTGTGGAGCGCATTCTGCCGGAGATGGGCGGGCGCTTCAGTGCCCAGGCACTGCGCGTACCGACCTTGAATGTCTCGGCCATGGACCTGACCGTACAGGTGGAAAGGGACACCGATATCGATGCGGTCAACGATGCCCTGCGCAGTGCCGCGCAGACCGTTTTCCAGGGCGTGCTGGGCTATACTGAAGAGCCGTTGGCGTCCTGTGATTTCAATCAGGACCCTCACTCCAGTGTTGTCGATGCCAGTCAGACCCGCGTCAGCGGTCAGCGGCTGGTGAAAGTGCTTACCTGGTTTGATAACGAATGGGCCTACGCCAATCGCATGTTGGATGTAGCTGCCCACTGGACAAGTTTGTAG
- a CDS encoding phosphoglycerate kinase, which produces MSLNVKLMKDLDLKGKRVLIREDLNVPVKDGAVASDARIRAALPTIQQAVAAGAKVILMSHLGRPTEGEFEAQYSMAPVAEHLAGLLGQKVTLVEDWKLGVELNEGEVALLENVRFNPGEKKDDENLAKAYAGLCEVFVMDAFGTAHRAQASTHGVAKYAPVACAGPLLAGELTALEQALSEPARPMVAIVGGSKVSTKLTVLETLSDKVDQLIVGGGIANTFLAAAGKPVGKSLCEEDLIPNAQALMAKTNIPVPTDVVTGKEFSESAAAELKAADEVVADDMIFDIGPQAADDIAEILKTAGTILWNGPVGVFEFDQFGAGTKALSLAIAESSAFSLAGGGDTLAAIDKYGIADKVSYISTGGGAFLEYVEGKVLPAVAMLESRAND; this is translated from the coding sequence ATGTCCCTGAATGTGAAACTGATGAAAGACCTCGACCTGAAAGGCAAGCGGGTACTTATCCGTGAAGACCTTAACGTGCCGGTCAAGGATGGGGCAGTGGCGTCCGATGCGCGCATCCGTGCAGCGCTGCCCACGATTCAGCAGGCCGTAGCCGCCGGGGCCAAGGTTATTCTGATGTCTCACCTGGGTCGCCCCACCGAGGGTGAGTTTGAAGCCCAGTACTCCATGGCACCGGTAGCCGAACACCTGGCCGGCCTGTTGGGCCAGAAGGTGACGTTGGTAGAAGACTGGAAGCTGGGCGTTGAGCTCAATGAAGGTGAGGTTGCACTGCTCGAGAATGTGCGCTTCAACCCCGGCGAGAAAAAAGACGACGAAAACCTGGCGAAGGCCTATGCCGGTTTGTGCGAAGTGTTTGTGATGGACGCCTTTGGTACTGCGCACCGCGCCCAGGCATCGACTCACGGCGTTGCCAAATATGCGCCTGTCGCCTGCGCCGGACCGTTGCTAGCAGGCGAGCTCACTGCGCTTGAACAGGCACTTTCTGAGCCCGCGCGACCGATGGTAGCGATTGTGGGTGGCTCCAAAGTCTCGACCAAGCTGACGGTACTGGAGACGCTGTCGGACAAAGTGGACCAGCTCATTGTGGGTGGCGGCATTGCCAACACCTTCCTTGCTGCGGCCGGCAAGCCGGTGGGCAAGTCACTGTGCGAGGAAGACCTGATCCCCAACGCCCAGGCCCTGATGGCCAAGACCAATATCCCCGTGCCCACTGATGTGGTTACAGGCAAAGAGTTTTCCGAATCGGCCGCCGCCGAGCTGAAGGCGGCCGATGAAGTCGTCGCCGACGACATGATTTTCGATATCGGCCCGCAGGCTGCAGACGATATTGCCGAGATCCTCAAAACCGCCGGCACCATTCTCTGGAATGGTCCCGTGGGGGTCTTCGAGTTTGATCAGTTTGGCGCTGGCACCAAAGCCCTGTCACTGGCGATTGCTGAATCCAGTGCCTTCTCCCTGGCGGGCGGTGGCGATACGCTGGCGGCAATTGACAAGTACGGTATCGCCGATAAGGTTTCCTATATTTCCACCGGTGGTGGCGCATTCCTCGAATACGTGGAAGGCAAAGTGCTGCCGGCTGTTGCGATGCTCGAATCCCGGGCTAACGACTAA
- the fba gene encoding class II fructose-bisphosphate aldolase (catalyzes the reversible aldol condensation of dihydroxyacetonephosphate and glyceraldehyde 3-phosphate in the Calvin cycle, glycolysis, and/or gluconeogenesis): protein MALISLRQLLDHAAENDYGVPAFNVNNLEQTRAIMEAADATNSPVIMQASAGARKYAGAPFLRAMMDAAMNEFPHIPVVVHQDHGTSPAVCQRSIQLGFSSVMMDGSLGTDGKTPMDYDYNAAVTRQVVEMAHACGVSVEGELGCLGSLETGEAGEEDGVGAVGKLTHDQMLTDPEEAAEFVKATQVDALAIACGTSHGAYKFTRPPTGDILAIDRIKEINARIPNTHLVMHGSSSVPQEWLAVINEFGGEIPETYGVPVEQIQEGIRHGVRKINIDTDLRLASTGAVRRFLAENPSEFDPRKFLAKSTDAMRDICIARYEAFNTAGAADKIKVKSLETIHLMYDAGELTPQVN, encoded by the coding sequence ATGGCTTTGATTAGCTTGCGTCAATTGCTGGACCACGCCGCCGAGAACGATTACGGCGTACCGGCATTTAATGTGAACAACCTGGAACAGACCCGCGCTATTATGGAAGCGGCCGATGCTACCAACTCACCCGTGATTATGCAGGCCTCTGCTGGTGCGCGTAAGTACGCCGGTGCACCGTTCCTGCGCGCCATGATGGATGCGGCAATGAATGAGTTTCCCCATATCCCCGTGGTGGTTCACCAGGACCACGGTACTTCGCCTGCGGTGTGTCAGCGTTCTATTCAGCTGGGTTTCTCATCCGTGATGATGGATGGCTCCCTGGGTACTGACGGCAAGACACCGATGGACTACGACTACAACGCCGCGGTAACGCGCCAGGTCGTTGAAATGGCGCACGCCTGTGGCGTATCAGTAGAAGGTGAGCTCGGTTGTCTGGGTTCGCTGGAAACCGGTGAAGCCGGTGAGGAAGACGGCGTTGGCGCGGTGGGTAAGCTGACCCACGACCAGATGCTCACCGACCCGGAAGAGGCCGCCGAGTTCGTCAAGGCCACCCAGGTGGATGCGCTGGCAATTGCCTGTGGTACCAGCCACGGCGCCTACAAGTTCACTCGCCCACCCACAGGCGACATTCTCGCCATTGATCGCATCAAAGAGATCAACGCGCGTATTCCCAACACCCACCTGGTCATGCATGGCTCATCTTCCGTGCCCCAGGAATGGCTGGCGGTCATCAATGAATTCGGCGGTGAAATCCCCGAGACCTACGGCGTGCCGGTTGAGCAGATTCAGGAAGGCATTCGTCACGGCGTACGCAAGATCAACATCGACACTGATCTGCGCCTGGCTTCCACCGGTGCCGTACGTCGCTTCCTGGCCGAAAACCCCTCCGAATTTGACCCGCGCAAATTCCTGGCCAAGAGCACCGACGCCATGCGCGATATCTGTATCGCCCGTTACGAGGCGTTCAATACCGCCGGCGCGGCGGACAAGATCAAGGTGAAGTCACTCGAAACTATTCACCTGATGTACGATGCCGGAGAGCTGACACCGCAAGTCAATTAA
- a CDS encoding alpha/beta hydrolase gives MNRQQLDELRRALQPFPEGAADSALFNDYLAFYGLDFPQAAEYQSGLISSGGFQLMTHYWQQPGAVATLLLVHGYYDHTGIYDKVIAYGLGRGCNVLMFDLPGHGLSSGEPAVIDDFADYGDAIADVLGAVALPELPLLAMGQSTGGAAITEFARRYEWPFDRVALLAPLVRPAGWRGVKVAHALLKPFVATLGRTFNQNSADLDFLAFVRDDPLQCHRVSLRWLGALKRWLKSLPLADLGVGPALVVQGRRDGTVDWRYNMGAIAKLYPNSEIVYLEEAGHQLANESTAIRASYETHLDRYFALQPL, from the coding sequence GTGAATCGACAACAACTGGATGAATTGCGCCGTGCCCTGCAGCCCTTCCCCGAGGGCGCTGCCGATAGCGCCCTGTTCAACGATTACCTGGCGTTTTATGGGCTCGACTTCCCCCAGGCTGCAGAATATCAATCTGGCCTGATCTCCTCAGGCGGCTTCCAGCTGATGACCCATTACTGGCAGCAGCCCGGTGCTGTGGCCACCCTGCTGCTGGTGCACGGTTATTACGACCACACCGGCATTTACGACAAGGTCATTGCCTATGGGCTTGGGCGTGGCTGTAATGTGTTGATGTTTGATCTGCCCGGCCATGGGCTCTCCAGTGGTGAACCTGCGGTCATTGATGACTTTGCCGATTATGGCGATGCCATTGCCGATGTACTCGGCGCGGTGGCTTTGCCCGAGTTGCCGCTGCTGGCCATGGGGCAGAGTACCGGTGGCGCGGCCATTACCGAGTTTGCCCGTCGCTATGAGTGGCCCTTTGATCGCGTCGCGCTGCTAGCGCCATTGGTACGCCCGGCGGGTTGGCGCGGTGTGAAGGTTGCCCACGCACTGCTCAAGCCTTTCGTGGCCACACTGGGCCGTACTTTTAATCAGAACTCAGCTGACCTGGATTTCCTCGCGTTTGTGCGCGACGACCCCCTGCAATGTCACCGGGTGTCGCTGCGGTGGTTAGGGGCGCTGAAACGCTGGCTCAAATCGCTGCCGCTGGCAGATCTGGGTGTGGGGCCTGCGCTGGTCGTTCAAGGGCGACGCGACGGCACAGTAGACTGGCGCTATAACATGGGTGCGATCGCCAAACTCTATCCAAACAGCGAGATCGTCTACCTGGAAGAGGCCGGACATCAGCTGGCCAATGAATCAACCGCTATCCGCGCCAGCTATGAGACCCACCTCGACAGGTACTTTGCGTTACAGCCCCTGTAG
- a CDS encoding tetratricopeptide repeat protein has protein sequence MISRILAFAALLAAAPYLHANSTDFVGSDSCRSCHAEEHALWRGSHHDLAMQVANTETVLGDFDNASFEYNGITSRFYRDGDKFMVRTDNEQGELTDFEVAYVFGVYPLQQYLLPLDRGRLQALSIAWDARPGDEGGQRWYHLYPDEPILAGDPLHWTGPYQNWNTRCAECHSTDLKKNYDAKTRSFNTVYEEINVACEACHGPGGKHMQLAEKDALANVHAGGFPVDLAQRGEWAFPEGENIARRSEPLDSRAQVDNCGRCHARRGTLGDYHHGADLLDTHRLSLPQSPLYHYDGQILDEVYVYGSFLQSKMHQAGVVCSNCHEPHSAELRAPGNGVCAQCHKPAVYDSPDHHFHAADSAGAACANCHMPESTYMGVDPRRDHSMRVPRPDLSVVMGTPNACNQCHTDKNAEWTLNALRERGVQFHDTGSHPARSFALADQGDARALPALAQIANDPGQPAIWRATAMEALGQVGGREATQTMAALLYDDDAIIRTSTVRSLDFLSLQQRFQLLTPLLNDPITSVRLEVARQLGGVPLDQIPPEQSTALEKLFREYVAVMGEHADMPSAQLQLGVFYANRGDGPSAEKAYREALVLNPQLIPAYLNLADLLRSQQRDDEARTLLQKAIEIYPDSGAALYALGLLETRSGNSEKALEYLSQAARLETGGTRHRFVYAIALHDLGQPQQAIRELEKLLSAAPSDEQVLLALTNYNAEIGQKARAKAYAQKLVRLNPRNPTYQQLLQGL, from the coding sequence TTGATCTCGCGTATCCTGGCTTTTGCGGCACTGCTCGCCGCCGCGCCTTACCTGCATGCCAACAGCACTGATTTTGTCGGCAGTGACAGCTGTCGCAGTTGCCACGCCGAGGAGCACGCGCTGTGGCGCGGCTCACACCACGACCTGGCCATGCAGGTTGCGAATACCGAAACCGTGCTCGGTGACTTCGACAATGCCAGCTTCGAGTACAACGGCATCACCAGTCGCTTTTACCGCGACGGCGACAAGTTCATGGTGCGCACTGATAACGAGCAGGGTGAGCTGACCGACTTTGAAGTCGCCTATGTCTTCGGCGTGTATCCACTGCAACAGTATCTGCTGCCGCTGGATCGCGGCCGCCTGCAGGCCTTGAGCATTGCCTGGGACGCCCGCCCGGGCGACGAAGGTGGACAACGCTGGTACCACCTCTATCCTGACGAGCCTATTCTCGCCGGCGACCCGCTGCACTGGACCGGCCCTTATCAGAACTGGAATACACGCTGCGCGGAATGTCACAGCACCGACCTGAAGAAAAACTACGACGCGAAGACGCGCAGCTTTAACACTGTCTACGAAGAGATTAATGTCGCCTGTGAGGCCTGCCACGGGCCGGGCGGCAAACACATGCAACTGGCGGAAAAAGATGCACTGGCGAATGTCCATGCAGGTGGCTTCCCGGTGGACCTGGCACAACGCGGCGAGTGGGCCTTTCCCGAGGGCGAGAACATTGCCCGGCGTTCCGAACCTCTGGACAGCCGCGCCCAGGTAGATAACTGTGGCCGCTGTCACGCGCGGCGAGGCACGCTGGGTGACTATCACCACGGCGCCGACCTGCTCGACACCCACCGCCTGTCACTGCCCCAGTCGCCCTTGTACCACTACGACGGCCAGATACTCGACGAGGTGTATGTATACGGCTCTTTCCTGCAGAGCAAAATGCATCAGGCGGGCGTTGTCTGCAGCAACTGCCATGAACCGCACAGCGCCGAGCTACGTGCACCTGGCAACGGGGTTTGCGCACAGTGCCATAAACCCGCCGTGTATGACTCACCGGACCACCATTTCCACGCCGCAGACAGTGCGGGCGCTGCCTGTGCCAACTGCCATATGCCAGAGAGCACCTATATGGGTGTCGATCCCCGGCGCGATCACAGTATGCGAGTCCCCCGACCAGACCTGTCGGTGGTGATGGGCACCCCCAATGCCTGCAACCAGTGCCACACCGACAAGAACGCCGAGTGGACTCTCAACGCACTGCGGGAGCGAGGCGTTCAGTTCCACGACACCGGCAGCCACCCGGCGCGTTCATTTGCCCTGGCTGACCAGGGCGACGCGCGCGCCCTGCCCGCCCTCGCACAAATTGCCAATGACCCGGGCCAGCCCGCTATCTGGCGAGCTACCGCCATGGAAGCGCTGGGCCAGGTAGGCGGCCGCGAGGCCACGCAAACCATGGCCGCACTGCTGTATGACGACGATGCCATTATTCGCACCAGCACCGTGCGCTCTCTGGACTTTCTCTCGCTGCAGCAGCGCTTTCAGCTGCTGACGCCGCTGCTCAACGATCCGATTACCTCGGTACGTCTGGAGGTGGCGCGGCAGTTGGGCGGCGTACCCCTGGACCAGATACCCCCAGAGCAATCCACCGCGCTGGAAAAATTGTTCCGCGAATATGTTGCCGTTATGGGTGAACACGCCGACATGCCCAGCGCGCAGTTACAGCTCGGTGTGTTTTATGCCAATCGCGGTGATGGCCCCTCTGCGGAGAAGGCCTATCGCGAGGCGCTGGTACTGAACCCCCAATTGATTCCCGCCTATCTGAACCTGGCGGATCTGCTGCGCTCACAGCAGCGCGACGACGAGGCACGCACCCTGCTGCAAAAAGCGATTGAAATTTATCCAGACAGCGGCGCTGCCCTGTATGCACTGGGGCTACTGGAAACTCGCAGCGGCAACAGCGAAAAAGCGCTGGAGTATCTGTCCCAGGCGGCACGTCTGGAAACCGGCGGTACCCGCCATCGCTTTGTCTACGCGATCGCCCTGCACGACCTGGGCCAGCCCCAACAGGCGATACGTGAACTGGAAAAGCTGCTGTCGGCCGCGCCTTCAGATGAACAGGTGCTGTTAGCCCTGACCAACTACAACGCTGAAATCGGCCAGAAAGCCCGTGCCAAAGCCTATGCCCAGAAGCTGGTGCGGCTGAATCCGCGCAACCCCACCTACCAGCAACTGCTACAGGGGCTGTAA